In the genome of Carnobacterium viridans, one region contains:
- a CDS encoding dUTP diphosphatase, whose protein sequence is MEKKRGFEVIAAYKSKEIHLPIRATNHAAGYDFEAAEDTVVPSIWKVIVKSIARVIKQKKTDLIFIEEDKKYLKSTLVPTGIKAYMGEDEYLQLANRSSNPIKHQLILPNGVGIIDADYYNNENNEGHIYFQFIHYGLTDHVIKKGDRIGQGIFMSFLKADADKANGKVRSGGFGSSGR, encoded by the coding sequence ATGGAAAAGAAACGTGGATTTGAAGTAATAGCAGCTTATAAATCAAAAGAAATTCATTTACCAATAAGAGCAACAAATCATGCAGCAGGCTATGATTTTGAAGCAGCAGAGGATACAGTAGTGCCTTCTATTTGGAAAGTGATAGTGAAAAGCATTGCCCGGGTAATAAAACAAAAGAAAACAGATTTAATATTTATAGAAGAAGACAAAAAATATTTAAAATCAACATTAGTCCCAACCGGTATCAAAGCTTACATGGGAGAAGATGAATATCTACAATTGGCTAATCGTTCAAGTAACCCAATTAAACATCAATTGATTTTGCCAAACGGAGTCGGCATTATTGATGCGGATTATTACAATAATGAAAATAATGAGGGGCACATTTATTTTCAGTTTATTCATTATGGATTAACTGATCATGTAATAAAAAAAGGAGATCGAATCGGCCAAGGTATATTTATGTCATTCTTAAAAGCAGATGCGGATAAAGCAAATGGAAAAGTTCGTTCAGGTGGTTTTGGTTCTTCGGGCAGATAA
- a CDS encoding ABC transporter ATP-binding protein yields MVEIALKNINKKYENNENYSVTNFDLNIKDREFIVFVGPSGCGKSTTLRMVAGLEDISEGELYIGDKLVNDVAPKDRDIAMVFQNYALYPHMTVYDNMAFGLKLRKYKKEEIKQRVEEAAEILGLTDFLQRKPAALSGGQRQRVALGRAIVRDAKVFLMDEPLSNLDAKLRVAMRAEIAKLHRRLNTTTIYVTHDQTEAMTMADRIVIMKDGFVQQIGTPKEVYNTPVNVFVAGFIGSPAMNFFDVTLTNNIISNGQGLSITLDERNAKNLAAKGYEGKKLVFGIRPEDIHSEQIVLDANPNSIVHAEVVVSELLGAETMLYTKVDGTEFISKVDARDFHNPGEFIDLSFNLNKAHFFDADTQNVINY; encoded by the coding sequence ATGGTAGAAATCGCACTTAAAAATATTAATAAAAAATACGAGAATAACGAAAATTATTCAGTAACAAACTTTGACTTAAATATAAAGGATCGTGAGTTCATTGTATTTGTTGGACCATCAGGATGTGGAAAGTCAACTACTTTACGTATGGTTGCCGGATTGGAAGATATCTCAGAAGGAGAATTATATATTGGAGATAAACTAGTTAATGATGTTGCTCCTAAAGATCGTGATATCGCAATGGTTTTCCAAAACTATGCTTTATATCCTCATATGACAGTATATGATAATATGGCTTTTGGTTTAAAATTACGTAAATACAAGAAAGAGGAAATCAAACAACGTGTTGAAGAAGCTGCTGAAATTTTAGGATTAACAGATTTCTTGCAACGTAAACCTGCCGCATTATCTGGTGGACAACGTCAACGTGTTGCTTTAGGACGTGCAATCGTTCGTGATGCTAAAGTATTTTTAATGGACGAGCCTCTATCAAATTTAGATGCTAAATTACGTGTAGCGATGAGAGCTGAGATTGCAAAATTACACCGTCGCTTAAACACAACTACGATTTATGTAACACATGATCAAACAGAAGCAATGACAATGGCAGATCGTATCGTTATCATGAAAGACGGATTCGTTCAACAAATCGGAACACCTAAAGAAGTTTATAATACACCAGTTAACGTTTTCGTCGCAGGATTTATCGGATCTCCAGCAATGAATTTCTTCGATGTCACTTTAACAAACAATATTATCTCTAATGGTCAAGGGTTATCTATCACACTTGACGAAAGAAATGCAAAAAATCTTGCAGCTAAAGGTTATGAAGGCAAAAAACTTGTTTTTGGTATTCGTCCTGAAGACATTCACAGTGAACAAATTGTTTTAGATGCTAATCCAAATAGTATCGTTCATGCTGAAGTTGTCGTGTCTGAATTACTTGGAGCAGAAACAATGCTTTATACTAAAGTTGATGGTACAGAATTTATTTCAAAAGTTGATGCTAGAGACTTCCATAATCCTGGAGAATTTATTGATCTATCATTTAATTTAAATAAAGCACATTTCTTTGATGCTGATACTCAAAATGTCATTAACTACTAA
- the msrA gene encoding peptide-methionine (S)-S-oxide reductase MsrA, whose protein sequence is MSEQKFEKATFAGGCFWCMVKPFETQPGIESVVSGYTGGHTVNPTYEEVCSETTGHTEAVQITFDPEKFSYQDLVEIYWQQTDPTDAGGQFADRGSSYRPVIFYHNEEQRQLAEASKEALQNSGRFKQPIVTEIQPAEPFYPAETYHQGFYKKNAAHYSRYRQGSGRADFIESNWVNQ, encoded by the coding sequence GTGAGTGAACAAAAATTTGAAAAAGCAACATTTGCAGGTGGGTGTTTTTGGTGCATGGTAAAACCGTTTGAAACCCAACCAGGTATCGAATCAGTTGTTTCAGGTTATACAGGTGGTCACACGGTTAACCCAACTTATGAAGAAGTATGTAGTGAAACTACTGGTCATACAGAAGCGGTTCAGATCACATTTGATCCTGAAAAATTTAGCTACCAAGATCTAGTGGAAATCTATTGGCAGCAAACCGATCCAACTGATGCAGGTGGACAATTTGCCGATAGAGGATCATCTTACCGTCCTGTTATTTTCTATCATAATGAAGAGCAAAGACAATTAGCAGAAGCTTCTAAAGAAGCATTGCAAAATAGTGGTCGCTTTAAGCAGCCGATTGTAACTGAAATTCAACCTGCTGAACCTTTTTATCCGGCAGAAACATACCATCAAGGGTTTTACAAAAAGAATGCAGCGCATTATTCAAGATACAGACAAGGATCAGGAAGAGCAGACTTTATTGAATCAAATTGGGTCAATCAATAG
- the serS gene encoding serine--tRNA ligase: protein MLDIKQLRLDFDATAKKLEERGVKHELLEEFITLDSERRSLIVTTEELKSYRNEVSGAIATLKRNKENADEKIKEMREVGEKIKDLDEQLAAIDEKIETIATGLPNLPHDSVPVGADEADNVEVRKWGTPVEVTFEAKAHWEVAEELNILDFERGAKVSGSRFVYYKGLGARLERAVYNFMLDLHTGEHGYTEMMTPYLVNSDSMFGTGQFPKFKEDVFQIEGTDLTLIPTAEVPLTNYYRNEILKEEQLPVYFTALSPSFRSEVGSAGRDTRGLIRLHQFNKVEMVKFSKPETSYNELEKMTNNAEAVLQKLNLPYRVLALCTGDMGFSAAKTYDLEVWIPAQETYREISSCSNTEAFQARRAKIRYRNEETGKLEYVHTLNGSGLAVGRTIAAILENYQQADGSVKIPDVLVPYMGGVTEIRKAD, encoded by the coding sequence ATGTTAGATATTAAACAATTAAGATTAGATTTTGATGCAACGGCTAAAAAGTTAGAAGAACGTGGGGTTAAACACGAGCTATTAGAAGAATTCATTACTTTAGATAGTGAAAGACGTTCTTTGATTGTGACAACAGAAGAATTAAAAAGTTACCGTAATGAAGTATCTGGTGCAATTGCAACACTAAAACGCAACAAAGAGAATGCAGATGAAAAAATAAAAGAAATGCGTGAAGTTGGAGAAAAAATAAAAGATTTAGATGAACAATTAGCAGCAATTGATGAAAAAATAGAAACAATTGCTACTGGATTGCCAAATTTACCGCATGATTCTGTGCCAGTAGGGGCAGATGAAGCAGACAACGTTGAAGTCCGCAAATGGGGGACGCCTGTAGAAGTAACATTTGAAGCAAAAGCACATTGGGAAGTTGCTGAAGAGTTAAATATTTTGGACTTTGAACGAGGAGCAAAAGTTTCTGGAAGTCGTTTTGTCTACTATAAAGGATTAGGTGCTAGATTAGAACGAGCAGTATACAATTTTATGTTAGACTTGCATACCGGTGAACATGGTTATACAGAAATGATGACACCTTATTTAGTGAATAGCGATTCAATGTTTGGTACAGGCCAGTTCCCGAAATTTAAAGAAGATGTATTCCAAATTGAGGGAACCGATTTAACGCTGATACCAACAGCAGAAGTTCCATTGACGAACTATTACCGCAATGAAATTTTAAAAGAAGAGCAACTTCCAGTATACTTTACTGCATTAAGTCCTTCATTTAGATCAGAAGTAGGTAGTGCAGGAAGAGACACTCGTGGATTGATACGCCTACACCAATTTAACAAAGTTGAAATGGTGAAATTTAGTAAGCCGGAAACTTCTTATAATGAATTAGAAAAGATGACGAACAATGCTGAAGCGGTATTGCAAAAGTTAAATCTTCCTTATCGTGTATTAGCATTATGTACTGGAGACATGGGATTTTCTGCTGCAAAAACCTATGACTTAGAAGTATGGATTCCTGCGCAAGAAACGTACCGTGAGATCAGCTCTTGCTCAAATACAGAAGCATTTCAAGCTAGACGAGCAAAGATACGTTACCGTAATGAAGAAACAGGTAAATTAGAATACGTCCACACATTAAATGGTTCAGGATTAGCAGTTGGCCGAACGATAGCGGCTATTTTAGAAAACTACCAACAAGCAGATGGATCAGTTAAGATACCTGATGTATTGGTTCCGTATATGGGTGGCGTAACTGAAATTCGTAAAGCAGATTAA
- a CDS encoding serine hydrolase — protein MKKLTKISTLFVTMLLLGTFSPLIASTTVSAATIEQPAIEAAAAFAIEPTTGKVLLNQNGDEKLGIASMTKMITEYILLETIKNGDLAWDDQVNISEYAHNISQNYELSNVPLRIDDTYSVEELYQAMAIYSANGATIALAEHIAGDEKSFVDMMHEKVESWGITNYELYNTTGLSNSDLKGNIYPGSTDESENSMTAREMSIVAQRLLLDFPEVLKTSSISEKKFREGTSDEISMQNFNWMLPGLIYERENVDGLKTGTTDFAGASMTGTAEEEGMRVVTIVMNATNGQEDLSKRFAETDKIMDWAFENWDMVPVFKEGQTLEDVEPLAVDKGKKDTLNVAVQSDVSLLIPTSADSEKTNATVQVKKDLLNEAGNLTAPIKKGTEVGTAQVISEGDELGYVNGNTGEEVTVVAASTVEKSNVFVLTGRWVKAFISDLF, from the coding sequence ATGAAGAAATTAACTAAAATTAGTACCTTATTTGTCACAATGCTATTGTTGGGAACTTTTTCTCCATTAATTGCTAGCACAACTGTATCGGCAGCAACAATAGAACAACCTGCTATAGAGGCAGCAGCAGCGTTTGCTATTGAACCAACAACTGGAAAAGTGTTGTTAAATCAAAACGGCGATGAAAAACTAGGCATTGCTTCAATGACTAAGATGATTACAGAATATATTTTGTTGGAAACCATTAAAAATGGCGACTTGGCATGGGATGATCAAGTTAACATTAGTGAGTACGCTCATAACATTAGCCAAAATTATGAATTATCAAATGTTCCTTTACGAATAGACGATACATACTCAGTAGAAGAACTTTACCAAGCAATGGCAATTTATTCAGCAAATGGAGCAACGATTGCATTGGCTGAACATATTGCTGGAGATGAAAAGTCATTTGTTGATATGATGCATGAAAAAGTTGAATCATGGGGTATTACGAATTATGAATTGTACAATACAACTGGTTTATCTAATTCTGATTTGAAGGGTAACATTTATCCAGGTAGCACTGACGAGAGTGAAAATTCAATGACTGCAAGAGAAATGTCGATTGTAGCTCAACGTCTACTGTTAGATTTTCCTGAAGTGTTAAAGACTTCTAGTATTAGTGAAAAGAAATTCAGAGAAGGTACGTCAGATGAAATTTCAATGCAAAACTTTAACTGGATGTTGCCAGGATTAATTTATGAGCGTGAAAATGTTGATGGATTAAAAACGGGGACAACTGACTTCGCTGGAGCTTCAATGACAGGTACAGCTGAAGAAGAAGGTATGCGTGTTGTTACAATCGTAATGAACGCAACGAATGGACAAGAAGATTTGAGCAAACGATTTGCTGAAACAGACAAAATAATGGATTGGGCATTTGAAAATTGGGATATGGTTCCTGTCTTTAAAGAAGGTCAAACGTTAGAAGATGTAGAGCCTTTAGCCGTTGATAAAGGTAAAAAGGATACTTTGAATGTAGCCGTTCAATCGGATGTGTCCTTATTGATTCCAACAAGTGCGGATAGCGAAAAGACAAACGCAACTGTCCAAGTCAAAAAAGATTTATTAAATGAAGCGGGTAACTTAACTGCACCAATCAAAAAGGGAACAGAAGTAGGAACTGCGCAAGTCATCAGTGAAGGCGATGAGTTAGGATACGTTAATGGAAATACAGGAGAAGAAGTTACCGTTGTAGCTGCTTCAACTGTTGAAAAATCTAATGTATTTGTTTTAACAGGTCGCTGGGTGAAAGCTTTTATTAGTGACTTATTCTAA
- a CDS encoding sensor histidine kinase yields the protein MKLTRKEKSKLIVEGFITIGLILILYYAAFLIFNRMLVDSPEIIRGFWFFSDAIISVRGNQIISLTPFFIIFLTIVATGTIYWRLKRRYKQMQLNHIISELHYIAEGHYEHRITTDFGGDMEKVVESIHVLVDSTVQAMEDERQIEQSKDELITNVSHDIRTPLTSIIGYLGLIEERRYQNEEELLKYTHTAYTKAKQMKVLVEDLFEYTKVRQTTTPLNLSEFDMVQLLEQLVADFELEAEKKNMVIEVVTSYESVQMEADTEKLVRVFNNLISNALKYGKGGKKVFIEVQKTGKEAIISVNNDGQPIPQKSLDQLFDRFYRVEESRSQETGGTGLGLAIAQSIVALHGGYIYASSDRTLTRFVMHLPLKQLAEKNND from the coding sequence TTGAAACTAACAAGGAAAGAAAAAAGTAAGTTGATTGTTGAAGGATTTATTACTATTGGATTGATCTTGATTTTGTATTATGCAGCTTTTCTTATTTTTAACCGCATGCTTGTTGATTCTCCTGAAATTATTAGAGGGTTCTGGTTCTTTAGTGATGCCATTATTAGTGTTCGCGGAAATCAAATTATTTCTCTTACGCCGTTTTTTATTATTTTTCTAACAATAGTAGCAACAGGAACGATTTATTGGCGTTTAAAAAGGCGTTATAAACAAATGCAGTTGAACCATATCATAAGTGAGCTGCACTATATCGCAGAAGGTCATTACGAGCACCGTATCACAACAGATTTTGGCGGAGATATGGAAAAAGTAGTAGAAAGCATACATGTTTTGGTCGATAGCACAGTACAAGCAATGGAAGATGAACGCCAGATAGAACAGTCCAAAGATGAACTGATCACAAATGTCAGTCATGACATTCGGACACCCTTAACTTCTATCATAGGCTATTTAGGTTTGATTGAAGAAAGGCGTTATCAAAATGAAGAAGAACTATTGAAATATACTCATACGGCCTACACGAAAGCGAAACAAATGAAAGTTCTTGTAGAAGACTTATTTGAGTACACAAAAGTGCGTCAAACTACTACGCCTTTAAATCTATCTGAATTTGATATGGTTCAACTATTAGAGCAGTTGGTAGCAGATTTTGAATTGGAAGCAGAAAAAAAGAATATGGTAATCGAAGTGGTTACTTCATATGAGAGTGTCCAAATGGAAGCTGATACTGAAAAGTTAGTTCGTGTGTTCAATAATTTAATTTCAAATGCGTTGAAGTACGGAAAAGGTGGTAAAAAAGTGTTTATAGAAGTCCAAAAAACTGGAAAAGAAGCGATCATTTCAGTAAATAATGATGGACAGCCTATTCCGCAAAAATCCTTGGATCAATTATTTGATCGTTTTTACCGTGTGGAAGAGTCTCGGTCACAAGAAACAGGAGGCACCGGTTTAGGGTTGGCAATTGCACAAAGTATTGTAGCCCTTCATGGAGGATATATTTATGCCTCTTCTGATAGAACATTAACCCGCTTTGTTATGCACTTGCCACTAAAACAATTAGCTGAAAAAAATAACGACTAA
- a CDS encoding response regulator transcription factor, producing the protein MKILVVDDDKEIVELLSIYIQNEGYEVEKAYNGKEALTKIKTIKNIDLMVLDVMMPNMDGNQVVKEVRKEMQVPILMLSAKTTDIDKIKGLVTGADDYVAKPFNPLEVMARIKSLLRRSQYMTNSQEQNKLEVGPLLIEKESHEVRTINGEFIQLTALEFGILYLLASHPNRVFSADEIFERVWQQESLVSAKTVMVHVSHLRDKIEEATGGEKVIQTVWGVGYKIGER; encoded by the coding sequence ATGAAAATTTTAGTAGTCGATGACGATAAAGAGATTGTAGAGCTGTTAAGTATTTATATCCAAAATGAAGGATACGAAGTAGAAAAAGCTTATAACGGAAAAGAAGCCTTAACAAAAATCAAAACAATTAAAAATATAGATTTAATGGTACTAGATGTAATGATGCCTAACATGGATGGAAATCAAGTTGTAAAAGAAGTCCGCAAAGAGATGCAAGTGCCAATTCTTATGCTTAGTGCTAAAACAACGGATATTGATAAGATCAAAGGCTTAGTAACCGGAGCGGATGATTATGTAGCTAAACCTTTTAATCCTTTAGAAGTGATGGCTAGAATCAAATCGTTATTGCGTAGAAGTCAGTATATGACTAACTCGCAAGAACAAAATAAACTTGAGGTTGGTCCATTGTTAATTGAAAAAGAATCGCATGAAGTTCGAACAATCAATGGAGAATTTATTCAGTTAACAGCTTTAGAATTTGGGATTTTATACTTATTAGCCAGCCATCCAAATCGCGTCTTTAGTGCAGATGAAATATTTGAACGTGTATGGCAACAAGAAAGTCTCGTTTCGGCTAAAACGGTCATGGTTCATGTCAGTCATTTAAGAGATAAGATTGAAGAAGCAACTGGCGGAGAAAAAGTGATTCAAACGGTTTGGGGAGTAGGGTATAAAATTGGTGAGCGGTAA